CCtttatttcattgatcttttctactgtttccttATTCCCTATTTTAGTTATTTCTGCtctcatatttattatttccctTCTTATATGAACTTTGAGCTTATTTTATACTTCTTATTCGAGTTCCTCAAGGTGTAATGTTAGTTGTTTTGTGTGATATAAGTGTAACTATCATTGCCTTCTTTTGGTTACCATTTGCTTGGaatattcttttctgcttcttCACATTCAGCCTAGGTGTGTCATTAAAGCTAAtatgagtctcttgtaggcatcCATTCAGCCATTCTATGTCTTTGATTAGAGAATTTAATCCATCTACATATATTTAAAGTAGTTATCAATCGGTAActtattattgccattttgtttctcaattttttgcagttcctttgttcttttcttcctctcttgctgtctcttttGAGATTTGATGACTTTTCCTGGTGATatgctttggtttctttttcttaatcttttgtGTTATCTACTACAGAGTTTTCCTTTGTGGCTATTAAGAGGCTTACAATATATATAAGCTTactatatatataagaaatataacAGGCTATTTTAAGTTGGAAACAACTATGACAGCATACAGATATTACGCTTTTACTTCTCTGCTCTCACATTTTAGGTTTGGATGCCAAAGTATACCATTTTTATACTGTGTATCCAATAAAAAATGGTTGTggttatagttatttttaataagagTTGAAAGTGATTCATAGATCACCATTAGTATATTGGAGAATCTGAAGTTTGCAATATACTtaacttcatttttgttttttatattatgTTCACATTGTcaatattctttcattttaccTTAAAGAGGTCCCCTTAGATTTCTAATTTGAATGGTAATGAACTCCCtcatttttggggggagggaaaATAAGTCTTCTACATTTTTGAAGGATGCTTTGCTGGATACTCCTATTtgtcagtgttttcttttttttcttcttataataTTTTGACTATATCATCCCATTCTCTCCTGGCCTACAAAGTTTCTATTGAGAAATCCGTCTTAAGTGGAAAATCTTTTATGTGTCTAATCactttctcttgcttctttcaaAATTCTCTCTTTGCCTTCAAATCTTGAAAATTTCATTGTAATGTGTCttgatgaattctttttcagctcAACCTATTTGGGTACCTTTCATCATCATGAATCTGGCTGTTCATTTCTCTCCCTAAGTTTGAAATGTTTTTAGCCATTATTTAATTAGACTTCctgttgctttctctctcttttcttactGTGATTTCTACAACATATATTTCAAATGATAGTCTTTTGAGAAATTTTGGAACAACAGAGACAGAACCTGTTGGAAGAATTTGTATATGCCTGTTTGACGCCCTACTGAAAAGTATACAATATTCAAATATTATTCAAACTAATCTCAAATATTTGATGATGAAATTTCATTGTGAAAATCCAATCAATTTTATActatatttctgattttaatagAGGTAATagcaattaaaacatttttttcacaaTTGAGTGACAGCtttgaatgaaaataatatattaccTTTTCATTATCATTcgaaaaacagaaattaagaacTGTAAGAGCTCATATGATGTAGATTCAATAAATGGTCCCTCTTTATTCACTATtcactgatcagttcagttcagtcagttcagtcgctcaatcatgtccgactctttgtgaccccatgaaccgcagcacgcctggcctccctgtccatcaccaactcctggagttcactcagactcacgtccatcgagtcagtgatgccatccagccatctcatcctctgtcgtccccttctcctcctgcccccaatccctccctcagagtcttttccagtgagtcaactcttctcatgaggtggccaaagtactggagtttcagctttagcatcattccttccaaaaaaatcccagggctgatctccttcagaatggactgttcggatctctttgcagtccaagggactctcaagagtcttctccaacaccacagttcaaaagcatcaattcttcagcgctcagccttcttcacagtccaactctcacatccatacatgactactgataGAAACATTCAAATATGAAGCAAGCATGAAATGTTTCAAATAATGTAATTTGGCATATAATTCATGCTGAGAAAGACCACACAGTGATGTGACTCAAGAATCATTGAAAATATGCCCAATTAGTTACTCATACTACTTTCacacaatttttcaaaaaaaaaacccacccattGTTTATACACAAAGTGTCTAGAGGTAGTATGGGCCTACAAAACCAAATTTAATACAAATCTCTAAAAATAGATGCCTATAAGTGAAAAGGTACCAGTACAATCAAGCGGTATTTCAGGAAAGTTCCCATGGAGTCCTCATCTCAAAAAATACCAAGAGAAATACTCTTCTGAATTATAACCTGTTTCAGCCCATGAATGAGAGCCATGTCTATCTCCCCCAAACAGCTGCACTTTGTTTACTCATTCATGAAACAGCTTTCACTTCAAAAATATAAacctcatctatttatttatctcattAAGCTCTACCTTATTACTGCAACAAAGTGGGCCTTCAAGTCTACCTGACAGAACTGCAatcattttgaaaagtaattcTATAATAGCTATTAAAATCTATAAGCACATGATCTTCATCCCATCAGGGCCACTTTGAGGAGTGTATCATAGAGAAATAAAACATcaatcgcacagagtcggacacgactgaagcgacgcagcagcagcatacctgagCATATGCAAGTAGGTGTTCATCTGAGCTTTGTTTAAATGACCATAGCACAGTGATGATTTGGATATTCATATACAGTAACAGATGCctactgatgcaaagaactgactcatttgaaaagaccctgatgctgggaaagattgaaggcaggaagagaaggggaccacagaggaggagatggttggatggcatcaccgactcaatggacataggtttgggtggactccgggagttggtgatggacagggaggcctgccttgcacagtccatggggtctcaaagagttagacacgactgagagactgaactgaattgatacagTAACAGATTAATAATTACGTTAAATGTCATCAAAAATTATGTATCTATGAAAAATAAGGACAATAGTACATTGTCAAAAGAGAAGGATCCCTGCTATATTTTCAAACTTGgagaactttaaatatattcatatcaaGAAATGCAGACTATTTTCACCATTATTACATTTAAATAGAGTTTACTAGCAGTGGCCAATATCACATGGCTTCTCAGCACAGTCAAAACATATGTAAATCCATCTATATTATCTTATATGAaatagatctccagtccaggttcgatgcatgagatagggtgctcagggctggtgcaccagGATGACCATGAGGGAAGGgatgggagggatgtgggagggggattcaggatggggaacacatgtatacccatggctgattcatgtcaatgtatggcaaaacccactacatattgtaaagtaattagcatccaattaaaataaattaattaatttaagaaCAAAAACAAGTTACAGActggagagaaaatatttgcaaactatatatCCAACAAAGAActagtatttttaatatataaagaaactTCTAAACTGAACATTAGAGATCTCTGTTATTTTTTGTAACTACAGGTAAgtctataattatctcaaaataaaaaagttaattaaaaaatgtatgtaAATCCACTTTTCTTTGCCATAATTTCATCAAAGCACTTTTCATCTCACTGTTGCGCAAGCTGTAGATCAGTGGATTCAGCAGAGGTGTAAGAAGAGAGTAAGCCAAGGACATCAGCTTCTTGGTTTCTGGGGAGTAGCCAGATTTGGGTTGTAAGTAAGTCATACTGGCTGTGCCATAGAAGAGGGTAACAGATGTGAGATGGGAGGCACATGTGGAAAAGGCCTTTTGCCTCCCAGTGGTTGATGGCATCTTCAGGATGGCAAACAGAATTCGAATGTAGGACAAGAGTATCAACACGAAAGGGACCATAACAATCAAAATGGTGCCAGTGAATGCATAGATCTCAAATGAATAGGTGTCTGCACATGCAAGCTCTAACACTGGGGGAGTCTCACATGAAAGATGATTAATTTCATTGTTGCCACAAAAGGGAAAACTAAACACCCATGTGGTCTGCACAGTAGCCACTATGATCCCTGAGATCCATGAGAATACAATTAATTTCATGAAAACCCTTCTGTTCATAATCATTGCATAGCTCAGAGGATGGCAGATTGCAGCAAATCGGTCATAAGCCATTGCTCCCAGAAGAAAACATTCAGTCCCaccaaaaagaagaatgaaatacatCTGTGAAAAACAGCCTGTAAAAGTGATCATAGTTTTTTCATTGGAGAGGACCACCAGCATTTCAGGCATGATGACTGCACTGAAACCTACTTCCACCACAGAAAGGTTCAGGAGAAATAGATACATGGGAACATGGAGGCTCTGTTCCAATGAGATGACAACTATAATGATGGCATTTCCGATCAGAGTCACCAGGTAAGTAACCAAGAAAACCTGGAAGAGCTGCCTTTGGAgttcaggaaaattagaaaagcCCAAGAGGATGAATTCAACCACAGAGCtttgattttgccttttcatcttggTAGTACAGCATGTAATATTTTATGgcaaaaaatgtaaattatgaagCCACAATCCAATAATAGAGAGTTTAGGTCTCCATTCACCTCATATAATCCTGGTAAAAGCTGTAAAGAGGAAGCTATCTTGACAGAAGTTATTTTGGCAATTTTGAAAAATGGCTtgttataagaaataaatgtatctttcaaatataaaagGAGAATGAACACTTCTGGCTTATAAATCTTATCAGAATAGCACAAAATAATATCAAAGTTCTTATTTTCTAGTGCAAGTCATACCCTATACATTTTGATATTTTAGCATAACTTGAAAGCAAACATAAATAACTTATGTCACTTTCCTATTACATTGCTGTCCGTTCCCCAGTTTTATATAAGTATGAAATCTAATACCACAGAAAATAAAGTATCAAaagtaacaaaaggaaaaagataccCACAAAAATTTTATAACAACCAAACAATTTAAAGTTACAGCACAGTTGATAcatgtttattataaatattctAGGTTAAAATTTGTTGTATGTGACTCGGTTAAATGTGACAACAGTCTACAGAAGCATACAGTGGAAGCTGTAGTATTACTTACATTCAGTGATCTGTAAACTAAGTGAATAATTGACTTCAGGTTTATTGATAACTTCCTCAACTGGTCATGGCAAGTTGTGTTGATACTAGCTTCACCATGGCCCATTCTTGTGAACCACAATGACTTAAGAAAAAAACCTAAGTTTTGAAAATTGTGAAACAGTGattttaaagattctttctttctccctccctcccttctttcctctctctctctccctactcTATCACTAGGTTCATCAAAAAgttcatttcattatttcttatTCAACAAACACAGAAAGAGCATCTACCATTTTCTAGGCTCAgtaatctctggaactttttaTTTCACAGCTCAACAAAGAGCTGACAACACAACATAAAATagcatttgattcctgggtcaggaagatctgctggagaagggataggctgcccactccagcattcttggtcttcccttgtggctcagctggtaaagaatccacctgtaatgcaggagacttgcgttcgatcccaaggttgggaagatcccttggagaagggaaaggctactcattccGGTACTTTctgtagagaattccatggattgtatagtttatggggtcccaaagagtcggacaaacagcgactttcacttactcactcactcatataCCTCAGTACCTTCTAACTTCTATCATTTATATCTTACCCAACATCTCCAGTGTGAAAACTCCAGGAAGgcaaagattttcttttgttctttgttgTAGTCACAATACCCATAAGAATCCATGACCTATAATATATGCTAAACAAATATGTGATGAATACAGAAAACAGGAAATCAAGACAGTATTTTAAAGGCATAGagtgtcagaaagaaaaataacatcagCACACCATCCTATTGGGAAGCAAGAGTAATAAGTGTTTTAGACATTTCAGTGAGAAAAACATTACTtctaaatgaaaaaggaaagtgaataaCCATAATTATAGGTGTCATGTGTGGAAGATACATCAGGTGGAAAGATCAAGACGTGAGTGAGACTGAATTGCTCAAGTAAAAAGGCATTTGATGACAACTTACACTAGAATCAAGACCTACCGGTCATTGTATGATATCTTGAAAACCAGTGGAAGTTCACTGTGTCAGATGAAAAGGACAGAAAACAAGTCTTCAGTACAGATCAGTATCACATAAGCAGACAGTAGAAGGCAAGCTAACTTATTCCTGAATTTGACCTTAATCATATATTAACATCAATATCTGTATCATCCATAATAATTATATTTGTATGTAAAGATTCTCCTAAATTTAGTAATTTAAACTGCAGGATGAAATACCTAAATTtctaacagagaaaaaaataatgtatattcagttccaaatattttaaagtggaTAGGTTTTTAAACTAGAAAATTTAGAATATTATATACACAAAATGGAAAACGTTTAAAGGACTTTTTAAAAGCATGCTCATGATGAAAAGACTAAATAACCACACATGATCCACATCTTATCTATAATTTAGGAGATTATAATCTTGTCTTGATAACCCTCTGACAGAATACTTGGGCAGATCACTCCATTTTCTAAGTTTGAATCCTCCAACTGAAAAGGTAGGAAGTGGGCTCATTTACCAAATTTCCTTTCAGTTGCAATGTTCTAAGATTTGATTATTAGTGCATGAAAAGTACTTACATCTCTAATTACTAccaaaaatttttctttgaaaagaaaaagaaattgaccGGCATCAACACTCAAAGAGTCTATCAATTCAAATATTTGATCTGTGTCTAGTGATTCCTGAGCACCGAGACATCACTTCAACAGCATTTTCAACTATAAGATGAAGATGAATTGTAAGTGAAAATCTAACAAACACACAGCAGAACCTTGACTTTCGTACCTACTGGCTCTGTCAATTTAAAGTTCACACTACTTTATTAGATATTTTACCTCCAGTTAATAGCCACCTTCTCATAAATACAAGTCAGAGATTCTGTGCATTGGTGCTATAACATTATACGACACTGAATCACATGCCCTGGAGAATCCATCCCTGGAGAACTTGCAATCACTTTATACATGCTTTCTTGTATTTTCACATGATAACTAAGGAGGTTTGAACTTGGCCCTTAAGGTAAGAAAGCCCAAGAGGGCTAAACTGGAGCACCACTCCTTTGTATTCCTACAGGGAATAAATACCTTCTCACTCAAGAAACTCAGCTTCATCAAGACATCTCCCAACaggaagtggaaacaatgactgaATAAAGGatgaaaatggggaaagaagagagtggtGGGGAGAGGGTGTGAGCAAAGGCAGGTGAGCCAGAGGGCAAGGGATGACTGGATGGGCTGTACAGTTAGTTCAGTGGTGGGAAATAAGTTGGTGGTGGGAAAAACAGTTAGGGCAGTAGTGGGAAATAAGTAGATAGAAGACtctttgcaaaataaaaagcctGGATGCCCTCTCAGCCAACAAgaactttttatcttttgtagTAGAAATATAGAGCCACTGAAAATTTTGTgagaaaaatgtaattaaaatttatttcattgacaGAGTCTTTAAACCAGCACTCAAAAAATCTGGACTAGCTTGTCTACTTTGAGCAAATCATCTGACCTTCCTGATTATATTACTTTCTCTGTAAAATAATCATTAACATTATTGATACCCACTGCATATTTGTGAAAATCAAGGGACTCAAGGATGAGTCTAAACTGTCTTGTACAATTAAAGACATTGGTTCAGTCCCAAAAGAGTGACGAGTGAATGAATCTGCAGGTTTGGCTTCGTCCAGAACTGGATGGTGAGTCTGGAATGCAGATTCCCTTTGTCTGCTTCTTATTGTTGCTTTCCTGATGTAGGTTGTTCCATTCTCAAGGAATCTCACCTTTCCTGGCAATTATAAGGCTGCCCTCTACACTTAGAGGCTCATTCCATCTAATCTGTCCCATGGGAAATGTACCAGTTACTCTGAGGAGAAAGGATTTTCTTTACAGAATCCAATCCAAGGAACGTTTCCATATCATTCAGTATAAGGATAACACCCTATTTATGAGCCAGTCATGTGAAGCGGGCATGGGAAATGCTACTTAATATAAGATTTATCCCATCAATTCCATGGGGGCTTCTGAAATActgaaatattctatttcttgCTGTAGGTGATGGTAACACAGGTGATGTGCCGATTGTGAGAAGTCATCAATATGTAGAGCTATGATTTGCACACTTTCCCATGTGTACATTAGAATTCAATCAAAACTGTATAGAAAAATTGCAGATATAAGCTAAAAgggataaaaaggaaataatattaatatcagGCTATATCTCAAAGGCAATAGTACtaagttgaaaaaaataataatctggaGATTTAACATACCTTCCTCAATGATTGACAGACAATATAGACAAAAAAGACATAGAAAtgagaatattttaataataaaatttttatttataagatgATAATGAGAGAGTAAATATAAGTCAGAAACAACACATTTTATGTGGCTAACTATATTTTCctcctaaaatatttataaaatatttacaaaaattgaTTATGTGTTTGTCATAAAGAAAGCAATCAATAAATCCAAATTCTTGGCACTCACACACATAATACACTTTGCAATAAAACTGCAGAACAACAACCAAATATAATGAAAGGAAACTAAGGTCTTGGAAATTTAGAAACATTCTGAAATTATCTTTTGCTAACTCAAAGTTGGACATGAACTATAGACTATTAAGAAACAAACTTTTAAATTGAATGACcagattttcatttattaatgtcTTCAAAACTTTATTTCTAGTCTTGTCCTAAACTCTGTTCACCCTCAGCATCCCCTCATTTCAGGTAGTAGTAGCTTGAACTTTCTAGTTACACAAACCAAACACCAAGGAGTTATCCTTGAATTCATTTCCACTGCCccgtctccagcattgcaggcagattctttactatctgagacaccagggaaactcttttcctcccagttcaattcagtcgcttagttgtgtccaactctttgcgaccccatggacagcagcacaccaggcctccctgtccatcaccaactcccagagtttacccaaactcaggtccattgagtcggtgatgccatccaaccatctcatcttctgtcatccccttttcctcccaaatCATAGTAAATCCATAATCTATCTAAAGTGCTATGTTCTAAGTATGGTGTATCATATTTGAACATTCTCACTCTTCTTAAAAGggtttcccagttggctcagtggtaaagaattcatctgccaatgcaggagatgcaggagacacaagttttaTTCccgtgttaggaagatcccctggaagaggaaatggcaacccactctactattcttgcctggaaaattccatggacagaggagcctggcagggtgctgtccatagggtcacaaagagctggacacgactgagcaactgagcatgcactcacccTTCCTAAAGCTAATATCCTGATCCAAGTTCCTTTTGTCTCCCAGTTGAATTATTGCCGTAGCCTCTGAACTTCCCCCTTCTTCCTCCCATGCCTCTGCTCAAACCCTCCTAAAGCACCCTATCCCATTCACTGCAGAAGTCAAACTTACAAACATAGATTAAAATCTGTTTccctaggcttcccttgtggctcagtggtaaagaacttgcctgccaaagcaggagacgatctctgatctgagaagatcacacatgctgcgaAGCAGTTCAGCCCACATGCAAGGACtattgggcctgtgctctagagcccaggacaactattgagcccacacgctgaaactactgaagcccccacaccctagagtccatgcttggcaacaagagaagcccctacaATGACAAGCCTATGCATCGAAacaacccaacacagccaaaaataaattttaaaaaaattttttttaaaaaaggtctgTTCCCTCATTGCTCTTGGAGCTCATCTCCATTACATCCTCTTGCTTATTCTCATCCAGCCAAGGTCCCTTGCTAGTTCTTGAATCCCCAGATATGTTCTCACCCCACAATTACTGCTTTGCTTTTCCTGAACATGGGCTCTTCCTTTCCAAAATGCTTATTCCCTCATGTCCCTTTGCCCAAGGGGtatcttctccaggagaacttcccaaaTCAATCTATTTAAATTGAACCTCAAACCCAACTCTACTatcctgatttatttttctccacaatATTCCTCAGCAGAGATACATCCAAATCATAAGgacaagttaaaaataaaaagatggagaaaaatattccaaaatgCTAATCAAAGGAAATTTGTGTAATTATATTATTGGGTTGGCTACACAGTTCCTTCAATttctaagtaaaataaaagacccatttttcattttcaccaagaatttttaatgaacatattcactgttttgttctgttaccttctgccatttttcaggtgacttcataatttcattttcctgaaacttttatctttttgagccaATAACTGTTCTAGGTGCCTTTTATACCCTTCCAgagaattgaattttttttctattaagagaattttgtagactgaaataaatggaaatctgaaggcgcaatgtctggtgaatacagtggatgaatcagaacttcccagtcaagctgtaacagtttttgcctggtaATCAAAAAAACATGTGGTCTTGTGGTAgaagattatgcattttctgttgactaattctggaTGCTTTTGTTGAGTGCTGCTTTCATTTGGTCTAATTGGGAGCAGTACTTGCTGGAATTCATCATTTGTTTATCCAGAAGGAACTCaatagaggactcccttccaatcccaccatATACACAACATCACCTTCTCTGGATGAAGGCCagcctttggtgtggttggtAGTAGTTCCTTTCACTTGCCTAATGATCTCTTCCATCCCATATTGCTATATAGAATCCACTTTTCACCTCCCatcattatttgttttaaaaatagaacattttcattacgtTTAAATAGAGAATTGAATGCAGATATAtggtcaagtgaaagtgaagtcgctcagtcgtgtccgactctgcgaccccatggggtgtagcctataaggctcctccgtccatggggttttccaggcaagagtgcgacctgggttcaattcctgggtcgggaaggtcccctggagaaggaaatggcaatccactccagcactcttgcaaACTATGTGGGACACAAACATCAAAGTGATAAACACAAATAAGCTGGTACAAAACTTTCTCAGTGCTTGATTTGGACATTTTGAGTGTGTCAGCTATCTCCCACGTGGTACATTGATTCTTCTTATATAATGTCTTGATTTAATCACTATCAACTTCAACTGGTTTATGCAACTCTAGAGCATCATCCATGGAGAAATCTCTGGCACAAACTTTCCAAACCACTTTTGACACATCTAATCTGTCACAGTaccttctccatacactgcaTAAATCTTCTCTCTGCATTTTAGTTGCATTTTacctttcttaaaataataaagcataataagccagtccatcctaaaggagatcagtcctgggtgttcactggaaggactgatgctgaagctgaaattccaatactttggccacctcatgcaaagagttgactcattggaaaagactctgatgctgggagggattgggggcaggaggagaaggggacgacggagtatgagatgatggacatgagtttgagtgaactccaggagttggtgatggatagggaggcctggagtgctgtgattcatggggtcgcaaagagtcagacacgactgagcgactgaactgaactgaagccaaaaatgttgctttttccttccatcttcagTACTGAAGTgactacacaaaaattcaccagtTGCGTCATTTTCTTAATGCACACTAATGTGACAACTGTCACAATACAATCTAgcaaaattgtttcaaatgaagttaaagacagcTAAGTGCTACTAGAGCCAGCTTGTGGAAAATATCAGACAAATTTTTCTGTCAACCCAATACTACCAGAAAAAACAAAGTGCAGAGCATGAAGTTTTATTAGGAATAAACTGAACTGGACTCTTAAGGACCTTCTTGGATATATTAGCCCCCGCTCTCCACCCTGCATGTGTCCCCTGTGTCATGAAGTAAAAGACTTTGCTTCAGGCCTCCCCTAAGTGTCAAAACCCTGGCTCA
This portion of the Capra hircus breed San Clemente chromosome 15, ASM170441v1, whole genome shotgun sequence genome encodes:
- the LOC102171083 gene encoding olfactory receptor 10A3, yielding MKRQNQSSVVEFILLGFSNFPELQRQLFQVFLVTYLVTLIGNAIIIVVISLEQSLHVPMYLFLLNLSVVEVGFSAVIMPEMLVVLSNEKTMITFTGCFSQMYFILLFGGTECFLLGAMAYDRFAAICHPLSYAMIMNRRVFMKLIVFSWISGIIVATVQTTWVFSFPFCGNNEINHLSCETPPVLELACADTYSFEIYAFTGTILIVMVPFVLILLSYIRILFAILKMPSTTGRQKAFSTCASHLTSVTLFYGTASMTYLQPKSGYSPETKKLMSLAYSLLTPLLNPLIYSLRNSEMKSALMKLWQRKVDLHTFFN